From Oncorhynchus mykiss isolate Arlee chromosome 6, USDA_OmykA_1.1, whole genome shotgun sequence, the proteins below share one genomic window:
- the LOC118965055 gene encoding putative uncharacterized protein ENSP00000383309, whose product MSHPPRALRVPNLPGLYHVPPSAGSTMSHPPWALQCPTLRGLYVSHPPRALQCPTLRGLYNVPPSAGSTCPTLRGLYHVPPSAGSTCPTLRGLYVSHPPRALPCPTFRGLYNVPPSAGSTCPTLRGLYHVPPSAGSTMSHPPRALRVPPSAGSTMSHLPRALQCPTLRGLYNVPPSAGSTMSHPPRALQCPTFRGLYVSHPPRALQCPTLRGLYHVPPSAGSTMSHPPRALPCPTIRGLYHVPPSAGSTMSHPPRALQCPTIRGLYHVPPSAGSTMSHPPRALPCPTLRGLYNVPPSAGSTMSHPPRALPCPTLRGLYHVPPSAGSTMSHPPRALPCPTIRGLYHVPPSAGSTMSHPPRALQCPTIRGLYHVPPSAGSTMSHPPRALQCPTIRGLYHVPPSAGSTMSHPPRALQCPTLRGLYNVPPSAGSTMSHPPRALPCPTLRGLYHVPPSAGSTMSHPPRALQCPTLRGLYHVPPSAGSTMSHPPRSLPCPTLRGLYNVPQSAGSTMSHLPRALPCPTLRGLYHVPPSAGSTMSHPLWALLVKQKDA is encoded by the coding sequence ATGTCCCACCCTCCGCGGGCTCTACGTGTCCCAAACCTCCCTGGACTCTACCATGTCCCACCCTCCGCGGGCTCTACAATGTCCCACCCTCCGTGGGCTCTACAATGTCCCACCCTCCGCGGGCTCTACGTGTCCCACCCTCCGCGGGCTCTACAATGTCCCACCCTCCGTGGGCTCTACAATGTCCCACCCTCCGCGGGCTCTACGTGTCCCACCCTCCGCGGGCTCTACCATGTCCCACCTTCCGCGGGCTCTACGTGTCCCACCCTCCGCGGGCTCTACGTGTCCCACCCTCCGCGGGCTCTACCATGTCCCACCTTCCGCGGGCTCTACAATGTCCCACCCTCCGCGGGCTCTACGTGTCCCACCCTCCGCGGGCTCTACCATGTCCCACCTTCCGCGGGCTCTACAATGTCCCACCCTCCGCGGGCTCTACGTGTCCCACCCTCCGCGGGCTCTACCATGTCCCACCTTCCGCGGGCTCTACAATGTCCCACCCTCCGCGGGCTCTACAATGTCCCACCTTCCGCGGGCTCTACAATGTCCCACCCTCCGCGGGCTCTACAATGTCCCACCTTCCGCGGGCTCTACGTGTCCCACCCTCCGCGGGCTCTACAATGTCCCACCCTCCGCGGGCTCTACCATGTCCCACCCTCCGCGGGCTCTACAATGTCCCACCCTCCGCGGGCTCTACCATGTCCCACAATCCGCGGGCTCTACCATGTCCCACCCTCCGCGGGCTCTACAATGTCCCACCCTCCGCGGGCTCTACAATGTCCCACAATCCGCGGGCTCTACCATGTCCCACCCTCCGCGGGCTCTACCATGTCCCACCCGCCGCGGGCTCTACCATGTCCCACCCTCCGCGGGCTCTACAATGTCCCACCCTCCGCGGGCTCTACCATGTCCCACCCTCCGCGGGCTCTACCATGTCCCACCCTCCGCGGTCTCTACCATGTCCCACCCTCCGCGGGCTCTACAATGTCCCACCCTCCGCGGGCTCTACCATGTCCCACAATCCGCGGGCTCTACCATGTCCCACCCTCCGCGGGCTCTACAATGTCCCACCCTCCGCGGGCTCTACAATGTCCCACAATCCGCGGGCTCTACCATGTCCCACCCTCCGCGGGCTCTACAATGTCCCACCCTCCGCGGGCTCTACAATGTCCCACAATCCGCGGGCTCTACCATGTCCCACCCTCCGCGGGCTCTACAATGTCCCACCCTCCGCGGGCTCTACAATGTCCCACCCTCCGCGGGCTCTACAATGTCCCACCCTCCGCGGGCTCTACCATGTCCCACCCTCCGCGGGCTCTACCATGTCCCACCCTCCGCGGGCTCTACCATGTCCCACCCTCCGCGGGCTCTACCATGTCCCACCCTCCGCGGGCTCTACAATGTCCCACCCTCCGCGGGCTCTACCATGTTCCACCCTCCGCGGGCTCTACCATGTCCCACCCTCCGCGGTCTCTACCATGTCCCACCCTCCGCGGACTCTACAATGTCCCACAATCTGCGGGCTCTACCATGTCCCACCTTCCGCGGGCTCTACCATGTCCCACCCTCCGCGGGCTCTACCATGTCCCACCCTCCGCGGGCTCTACCATGTCCCACCCTCTGTGGGCCCTGCTTGTCAAGCAGAAGGACGCATAA